In Salinisphaera sp. LB1, one genomic interval encodes:
- a CDS encoding pyridoxamine 5'-phosphate oxidase family protein, which yields MEPTEQTGRITELDEATCRQLLASHHFGRIAVNNDPSPDVLPVNYTLHNDAIWFHTGEGTKQTAASRALPASFQIDGTDPNRHSGWSVLVRGRLALADRYEPTDLPDPWPGGDRGYIVALSIDALTGRRIPPQTGWVLPTHVWKDRDASDLMG from the coding sequence ATGGAACCAACCGAACAGACCGGGCGAATAACGGAATTGGACGAGGCGACTTGTCGTCAGTTACTTGCCTCGCATCATTTCGGACGCATCGCAGTCAACAACGATCCGAGTCCGGACGTACTGCCCGTGAATTACACACTGCATAACGATGCCATCTGGTTCCATACCGGCGAAGGAACCAAACAGACTGCTGCCAGCCGCGCCCTGCCGGCAAGCTTCCAGATCGACGGGACCGACCCCAACCGGCATTCTGGCTGGAGTGTTCTCGTACGTGGGCGCCTGGCGCTGGCTGACCGCTACGAACCGACGGATCTACCGGATCCGTGGCCGGGCGGTGATCGTGGTTATATTGTGGCGTTGTCGATCGACGCGCTTACAGGCCGACGTATTCCGCCGCAAACGGGCTGGGTGCTGCCCACGCATGTCTGGAAAGACCGCGACGCCAGTGATTTGATGGGTTAA
- the malQ gene encoding 4-alpha-glucanotransferase produces the protein MRQALDVRRSGVLLHPTSLPGPGAQGRLGAEAVRFCDFLCAAGFSVWQTLPLNPRDETGSPYRSASVFAIDPTLIDPADACAAGDPAHLSSFVAAQHYWLPNYALYMALRQEHRRPWYEWPPGLRNREPRALEAAGKRHAERIHAIYRRQYRCHRAWSQLREQAHQRGIRLFGDLSFFVAYDSADVWAQRPLFQLDDQGRMTANTGVPPDYFSAGGQLWGMPHYDWTAMRANGWQWWIERLRRQLALFDLVRLDHFRGLVAAWQVPIDSPDAATGQWAPGPGAALLAGLTAALGPLPLVAEDLGQITADVDQLRHRAGLAGMRVMQFAFGGGADNVHLSHNHVPQTVVYSGTHDNNTLVGWWTEDCSDAVQQHARDYLGGPADVPAALRREVLASVAQLAILPMQDLLGLGAGARMNRPGTAVGNWSWQLDQVPDDGHTSAEYRSLNQLYGRLVPG, from the coding sequence ATGCGGCAAGCGCTCGATGTACGACGCAGCGGCGTCCTGCTGCACCCGACCTCGCTGCCCGGGCCCGGCGCACAGGGCCGCCTGGGCGCCGAGGCCGTGCGGTTCTGCGATTTTCTCTGCGCTGCGGGCTTCAGCGTGTGGCAGACGCTGCCACTGAACCCGCGCGATGAGACGGGCAGCCCCTATCGCAGTGCCTCGGTATTCGCGATCGACCCGACGCTGATCGACCCCGCCGATGCATGCGCGGCCGGCGATCCGGCCCATCTGTCCTCGTTTGTCGCCGCACAGCATTACTGGCTGCCGAATTATGCCCTTTACATGGCGCTGCGACAGGAACACCGCCGGCCCTGGTATGAGTGGCCGCCCGGCCTGCGCAATCGCGAACCCCGGGCGCTTGAGGCGGCCGGCAAGCGCCATGCCGAGCGCATTCACGCCATCTACCGGCGCCAGTATCGCTGCCACCGCGCCTGGTCGCAGCTCCGTGAACAGGCGCACCAGCGCGGCATCCGGCTATTCGGCGATCTGTCGTTTTTCGTCGCCTACGATAGCGCCGACGTCTGGGCGCAGCGTCCACTGTTCCAGCTCGACGACCAGGGCCGCATGACCGCCAATACCGGCGTGCCGCCGGATTATTTTTCCGCTGGCGGGCAGCTCTGGGGCATGCCGCATTACGACTGGACGGCGATGCGGGCAAACGGCTGGCAGTGGTGGATCGAACGCCTGCGGCGCCAACTGGCCCTGTTCGATCTCGTGCGGCTGGATCATTTCCGCGGTCTGGTCGCCGCCTGGCAGGTGCCGATCGACAGCCCGGACGCGGCCACCGGCCAGTGGGCGCCCGGCCCGGGCGCGGCGCTGCTCGCGGGTCTGACCGCGGCGCTCGGCCCGCTGCCGCTGGTGGCCGAAGATCTGGGCCAGATCACCGCGGACGTCGACCAGTTACGTCATCGTGCCGGCCTGGCGGGCATGCGGGTGATGCAGTTCGCATTCGGCGGCGGAGCCGACAATGTGCACTTATCGCACAACCACGTCCCGCAGACCGTCGTCTACAGCGGAACGCACGACAACAATACGCTGGTCGGCTGGTGGACCGAGGACTGCAGCGACGCGGTTCAACAGCACGCCCGGGATTATCTGGGCGGCCCGGCGGACGTACCCGCGGCGCTGCGACGTGAAGTGCTGGCTTCGGTTGCACAACTGGCCATATTGCCGATGCAGGATCTGCTGGGCCTGGGCGCCGGGGCCCGCATGAATCGTCCCGGCACCGCGGTCGGAAACTGGTCGTGGCAACTCGATCAGGTGCCGGACGACGGCCATACGAGCGCCGAATATCGATCGCTCAACCAGCTGTACGGTCGCCTGGTGCCCGGCTAG
- the glgP gene encoding alpha-glucan family phosphorylase, with protein MSGQKYVLEVQARLPDALSELKALSENLLYAWDRHIRGLFWRMDTALWERCGHNPKVFLRRISQERLAELAGNAAFLEEYQYVLGLFRTYRDQTRTPSALVAEKMGAEDGLIAYFCAEYGLHESLPIYSGGLGILAGDHCKAASGLGLPFVAVGLMYRQGYFRQQIERDGTQNAIFQPHDLRDLPIMRVDGDDGEPLQITVPFPDREVAVQIWKAEIGHLALYLLDTDVADNARSDCSITFQLYGGDRRRRIEQELILGVGGVRALRALGLKPSVWHVNEGHAAFLMIERCREAIEAGMRFEAAMEQVAGATVFTTHTPVAAGHDVFEPDLAATYLGPYARAMNLDLDELLALGQSEQNDAAFNMTTLALRTSRYQNAVSRIHRGVTAGMESHIWPQVPVDESPLQYVTNGVHVQTFLSRQWSYFFDMHAPGWRVRQCDHHFWRNLVESIPDQQFWLQRMSIKADMLDYVARCLTRQYRRQGVGDAHIERRLAVLRPTFGRDPMVMVFARRFATYKRATLLLRDPDRLAALLNDAERPVILLFAGKAHPADEPGQALIRTLVEYSRKPQFAGRLFVLEDYDLALGRQLVAGADVWLNTPLYPMEACGTSGQKAALNGALNVSVLDGWWGEGFQGDNGWGITPYSHSDPDRRDHYEAEDLLDLLEDEVVPLYFNRGDLGYSPGWIARAKAAIYTVLPRFNAQRMLLDYIENLYLPATRHGRRLAEDDGQPAADLVAWKQRVAQAWPGVTLSRSNGRAEQIDSGDTLELHVAVELQGLGADDLQLECVMTRVRDDGETESAICCRLVPENGDNGTAIYRLAEPIEVPGLYEYQVRAYPCHPMLAHPFETGLMRWL; from the coding sequence ATGTCAGGTCAGAAGTATGTTCTGGAAGTTCAGGCGCGGTTGCCGGATGCGTTGTCGGAGCTCAAGGCGCTATCCGAGAACCTGCTCTATGCGTGGGACCGTCATATCCGCGGTCTTTTCTGGCGCATGGATACGGCCCTGTGGGAGCGATGCGGTCACAATCCCAAGGTTTTTCTGCGCCGTATTTCGCAGGAGCGCCTGGCCGAGCTGGCCGGAAACGCGGCGTTTCTCGAGGAATACCAGTATGTGCTCGGCCTGTTCCGCACTTACCGGGATCAGACCCGGACACCGTCAGCGCTTGTGGCGGAAAAGATGGGGGCGGAAGACGGCTTGATCGCCTATTTCTGCGCCGAGTACGGGCTGCATGAGAGTCTGCCCATCTATTCCGGCGGGCTGGGTATTCTGGCCGGAGATCATTGCAAGGCGGCCAGCGGGCTGGGGCTGCCTTTCGTGGCCGTGGGCCTGATGTATCGACAGGGCTATTTCCGGCAGCAGATCGAGCGCGACGGCACCCAGAATGCGATATTTCAGCCCCATGATCTGCGCGATCTGCCGATTATGCGGGTCGATGGGGATGATGGCGAGCCGCTGCAGATCACTGTGCCGTTCCCGGATCGCGAGGTGGCGGTCCAGATATGGAAGGCCGAGATCGGCCATCTGGCACTTTACCTGCTCGATACCGATGTCGCCGACAATGCCAGGTCCGATTGCTCGATCACTTTTCAACTCTATGGCGGCGACCGGCGCCGCCGGATCGAGCAAGAGCTGATCCTCGGTGTCGGTGGCGTGCGCGCCCTGCGCGCCCTCGGACTGAAGCCGTCGGTGTGGCACGTCAATGAAGGGCATGCGGCGTTTCTGATGATCGAGCGCTGCCGCGAGGCGATCGAAGCCGGCATGCGCTTCGAGGCCGCTATGGAGCAGGTGGCCGGTGCGACCGTTTTCACCACCCATACGCCGGTAGCGGCCGGGCATGATGTGTTCGAGCCCGATCTGGCGGCGACCTACCTTGGCCCGTATGCCAGGGCCATGAACCTCGATCTTGATGAGTTGCTCGCACTCGGGCAGAGCGAGCAGAACGACGCGGCCTTCAACATGACCACGCTGGCGCTGCGCACGTCGCGTTATCAGAACGCGGTGAGTCGTATCCACCGCGGCGTGACGGCCGGGATGGAGAGCCATATCTGGCCCCAGGTGCCGGTTGATGAGTCGCCGTTGCAGTACGTGACCAACGGGGTACACGTGCAGACTTTTCTGTCGCGGCAATGGAGTTATTTCTTTGACATGCATGCGCCGGGCTGGCGCGTTCGGCAGTGCGACCACCATTTCTGGCGCAATCTGGTCGAATCCATCCCCGATCAGCAGTTCTGGCTCCAGCGCATGTCGATCAAGGCCGATATGCTGGATTACGTCGCCCGGTGTCTGACGCGCCAGTATCGGCGCCAAGGCGTCGGCGACGCCCATATCGAGCGCCGGCTGGCGGTGCTGCGGCCCACCTTCGGACGCGATCCCATGGTCATGGTGTTCGCGCGGCGGTTCGCCACCTACAAGCGGGCGACGTTGCTGCTGCGCGATCCGGACCGGCTGGCGGCGTTGCTCAATGACGCCGAGCGGCCGGTCATCCTGCTGTTTGCGGGCAAGGCTCATCCTGCGGACGAACCCGGCCAGGCACTGATCCGCACGCTCGTGGAGTATTCGAGAAAGCCGCAATTCGCGGGCCGGTTGTTCGTACTGGAGGATTATGACCTGGCGCTGGGCCGCCAGCTCGTGGCCGGCGCGGACGTCTGGCTCAATACGCCTTTATACCCGATGGAGGCCTGTGGTACGTCGGGCCAGAAGGCAGCGCTCAACGGCGCGCTCAATGTGAGTGTCCTCGACGGCTGGTGGGGCGAGGGGTTTCAGGGCGACAACGGCTGGGGCATCACGCCCTACAGCCACAGCGATCCCGACCGGCGCGACCACTACGAAGCCGAAGACCTGCTCGATCTGCTGGAAGACGAGGTGGTGCCCCTTTATTTCAACCGTGGCGACCTGGGTTATTCACCCGGCTGGATAGCGCGTGCCAAGGCCGCGATTTATACCGTGCTGCCGCGTTTCAATGCCCAGCGCATGCTGCTCGATTACATCGAAAACCTGTATCTTCCGGCCACTCGCCACGGCCGCCGGCTCGCAGAAGACGACGGCCAGCCCGCGGCCGATCTGGTCGCCTGGAAACAACGCGTAGCGCAGGCCTGGCCGGGCGTGACGCTCAGTCGCAGCAATGGGCGTGCCGAGCAGATCGACAGCGGGGATACGCTGGAATTGCATGTCGCGGTCGAACTTCAGGGCCTGGGGGCCGATGACCTGCAGCTTGAATGCGTGATGACCCGCGTCCGCGACGACGGCGAGACCGAGTCGGCGATCTGCTGTCGCCTGGTGCCCGAAAACGGCGACAACGGGACCGCGATCTATCGACTGGCCGAACCCATCGAGGTGCCGGGGCTCTATGAGTATCAGGTGCGAGCCTATCCTTGTCATCCGATGCTGGCGCATCCGTTCGAGACCGGCCTGATGCGCTGGCTCTAA
- a CDS encoding amino acid permease — MARGKPVHRALSTAPSGWLPLSHPRESLVLFLSFLFGVVGIEVSASHAREIRNVRPDDSIAFFAATVIGFVLTLLGGLAVAVVVPASRLDMVSGSLQALQALLATWQLAVLVPAAAVLVALGAAGQVNTWVVGPVKGSWAAGCDGNLPLVCSR, encoded by the coding sequence GTGGCGCGAGGCAAACCCGTTCACCGGGCCCTCTCGACCGCGCCCTCCGGCTGGTTGCCCCTGTCCCACCCGCGGGAGAGCCTGGTGCTGTTTCTGAGCTTCCTATTCGGCGTGGTCGGCATCGAGGTATCCGCCAGCCATGCGCGCGAGATCCGCAACGTGCGCCCGGATGATTCGATCGCCTTCTTCGCCGCCACCGTGATCGGCTTTGTGTTGACGCTGCTGGGCGGACTCGCCGTGGCCGTGGTGGTGCCCGCGAGCCGCCTGGACATGGTCTCGGGCAGCTTACAGGCATTGCAGGCACTGCTTGCTACTTGGCAACTGGCAGTGCTTGTTCCGGCAGCCGCTGTATTGGTGGCGCTGGGCGCCGCCGGGCAGGTCAATACCTGGGTGGTCGGCCCCGTCAAGGGGTCGTGGGCGGCCGGCTGCGACGGCAACCTGCCCCTTGTCTGCAGTCGGTAA